The following proteins are co-located in the Heteronotia binoei isolate CCM8104 ecotype False Entrance Well chromosome 8, APGP_CSIRO_Hbin_v1, whole genome shotgun sequence genome:
- the CSNK1E gene encoding casein kinase I, translated as MELRVGNKYRLGRKIGSGSFGDIYLGANIATGEEVAIKLECVKTKHPQLHIESKFYKMMQGGVGIPSIKWCGAEGDYNVMVMELLGPSLEDLFNFCSRKFSLKTVLLLADQMISRIEYIHSKNFIHRDVKPDNFLMGLGKKGNLVYIIDFGLAKKYRDARTHQHIPYRENKNLTGTARYASINTHLGIEQSRRDDLESLGYVLMYFNLGSLPWQGLKAATKRQKYERISEKKMSTPIEVLCKGYPSEFSTYLNFCRSLRFDDKPDYSYLRQLFRNLFHRQGFSYDYVFDWNMLKFGAARNPEDMDRERREHEREERMGQLRGSATRALPPGPPAGATANRLRNAEPMASTPTSRIQQSGNTSPRAISRVDRERKVSMRLHRGAPANISSSDLTGRQEVSRISASQTSVPFDHLGK; from the exons GTGCCAATATAGCCACAGGAGAAGAGGTAGCCATTAAGTTGGAATGTGTCAAAACCAAGCACCCACAACTCCACATCGAAAGCAAATTTTACAAGATGATGCAGGGAGGTG TGGGTATCCCTTCCATTAAGTGGTGTGGTGCAGAAGGAGACTATAATGTGATGGTGATGGAACTTCTGGGACCCAGCTTGGAGGACCTCTTCAACTTCTGCTCTCGCAAATTCAGTCTCAAGACTGTTCTGCTTCTGGCAGATCAGATG ATCAGCCGTATTGAGTACATTCATTCCAAGAATTTCATCCACCGAGATGTGAAGCCAGACAACTTCCTTATGGGGCTCGGCAAGAAAGGCAACCTAGTGTACATCATTGACTTCGGACTGGCCAAGAAGTACAGAGATGCCCGCACCCACCAACACATCCCCTACCGGGAAAACAAAAACCTGACTGGCACAGCACGCTATGCCTCTATAAACACCCATCTTGGCATTG AGCAAAGTCGCCGTGATGATTTGGAGAGCTTGGGCTACGTGCTGATGTACTTCAATCTCGGCTCACTGCCTTGGCAAGGTCTGAAGGCTGCCACAAAGCGCCAGAAATACGAGCGCATCAGTGAGAAAAAGATGTCAACGCCTATCGAAGTGCTCTGCAAAGGGTACCCTT ctgaGTTTTCTACATACCTCAACTTCTGCCGTTCACTGCGGTTTGACGACAAACCAGACTACTCTTACCTGAGGCAACTGTTCCGCAACCTCTTCCACCGTCAGGGCTTCTCCTATGACTATGTGTTTGACTGGAACATGCTCAAATTT GGGGCAGCCCGGAATCCTGAGGATATGGATCGGGAGAGGAGAGAACATGAGCGAGAGGAGAGAATGGGGCAGCTCAGAGGTTCTGCTACACGGGCACTGCCCCCTGGTCCTCCTGCTGGGGCCACAGCAAACCGCCTCCGTAACGCTGAGCCTATGGCCTCCACGCCCACCTCCCGCATCCAGCAGTCTG GAAATACATCCCCCAGAGCGATCTCGCGGGTGGACAGGGAGCGGAAAGTCAGCATGAGGTTACACCGAGGAGCTCCTGCCAACATCTCCTCATCTGACCTCACAGGGCGGCAAGAGGTGTCACGGATTTCAGCATCACAG ACAAGTGTGCCATTTGATCACCTGGGGAAGTGA